The genomic interval GAAAACAGCGGCGGTAGTGTTCCCGTTTTTTGAGTACGGTAATCCATGACAACCCCGCCTGCTGGCCTTCGAGACAGAGCAACTCGAACAGTTTCTGACTGTTGGTGCAGGGTTTGCCCCATTCGTTGTCGTGGTAGTCCAGATACAGGGCATCCTGAGTGACCCAGCCGCAGCGTTTCATAGCGTCCCCCGATAAAGAGTTAACCCGTTGTGATTTGTCGGTGATGTTGGTATTGATGATGGCCGACGTGTGGCGCATAGATGCGGATCCCGGCGATGATTACCTGAACGCCGGCGGGATGCAACCCTGCGCCGACAGTAAGATCACGAAACCGAAGATGGCGCTGATGTGATGCCGTCTCATTTTTTGCAGACAGGGGAGCGTAATGGGCGTCGAGTGGATATTGGCTTATCTGGCATTGGGTGCCGTCGTCGGTTTTATGGCCGGGCTGCTGGGCATCGGTGGCGGCGGCATCATGGTGCCGGTGCTGACCGGGTTGTTCGCCGCCCAAGGCGTAGCGCCGTCGCACCTGGTGCATCTGGCGCTGGGGACGTCCATGGCCGCCATCGTGATGACCGCCGTCTCCAGTCTGCGTACCCACCATCAGCATCAGGCGGTGCTATGGCCGGTGGTGTGGCGCATCGCCCCCGCCATCTTGATCGGCACTTTTGCCGCCACCTGGTTGGCGACGAAGGTGCCGACGCGCGTGCTGGCGATCTTTTTCTCCTGTTTCATGGCTTATGTCGCCGTGCAGATGGTGTTGAACATTAAGCCCAAACCCAACCGTCAGTTGCCGGGAACGCCGGGCTTATCGCTGGCGGGGCTGGTTATCGGCGGTATCTCCGCGCTGGTGGCGATTGGCGGCGGCTCGCTGACCGTCCCTTTCCTGACCTGGTGCAACGTGCGCATTCAGCAGGCGATCGGCACGTCTGCCGCCGTCGGGTTGCCGATCGCGCTGGCCGGTGCGTTGGGGTATATGGTGAATGGCTGGTCGACGACCGGTTTGCCCGCATTCAGCATGGGTTACGTCTCGCTGCCGGCGGTAGTGCTGATTTCCATGGTGAGCTTTTTTACTGCGCCGGTGGGCGCGCGGCTGGCGCACCGGCTGCCGGTCGTCACGCTGAAAAAGTGTTTTGCCGGGCTGCTGCTGTTGCTGAGTTTGAAAATGTTGCAGACCGTATTTACCGGCTGAATAGCCTATTCGGCCCCTGTGTTTTACGGGCTGCAAAAATTTACCCGTGGGTAAAGTTGTTGCCGCATTCTGGCTGTATATCTTGCATTCAGCGGGTATACTGGCGCCTTCATTGTAAAAACCACTTGTATCGCGTGCGAATCCAACATGCAAAAGTTTGATACCAAGACCTTTCAGGGCCTGATCCTTACACTGCAGGATTATTGGTCGCGTCAGGGCTGTACCATCGTCCAACCGCTGGACATGGAAGTCGGCGCCGGCACTTCCCACCCAATGACCTGCCTGCGCGCGCTCGGCCCGGAGCCGATTGCCGCCGCCTATGTACAACCGTCCCGCCGTCCTACCGACGGCCGCTACGGTGAAAACCCCAACCGTC from Musicola paradisiaca NCPPB 2511 carries:
- a CDS encoding sulfite exporter TauE/SafE family protein, whose amino-acid sequence is MGVEWILAYLALGAVVGFMAGLLGIGGGGIMVPVLTGLFAAQGVAPSHLVHLALGTSMAAIVMTAVSSLRTHHQHQAVLWPVVWRIAPAILIGTFAATWLATKVPTRVLAIFFSCFMAYVAVQMVLNIKPKPNRQLPGTPGLSLAGLVIGGISALVAIGGGSLTVPFLTWCNVRIQQAIGTSAAVGLPIALAGALGYMVNGWSTTGLPAFSMGYVSLPAVVLISMVSFFTAPVGARLAHRLPVVTLKKCFAGLLLLLSLKMLQTVFTG